In Kitasatospora viridis, one DNA window encodes the following:
- a CDS encoding HesA/MoeB/ThiF family protein, giving the protein MAPAEPSQPPYRLPRIKREHQAIHREDGTIQIGGDIYGIASAIDDPDGSLWRIVRLIDGTRSVPQLHAESGQPGETVAAVLEALHGGGFLEDAAAQDSAVLSAAERERYSRNQAFYRWIDLTPRSSAWTVQERIKAATVVVVGLGGGGSSVALALAASGVGNLHLVDHDRVELSNLTRQFLYAEADIGRTKVEAAMARLRAVNSTIDITGEETKIESVADLRRLAARCDVLALCADRPQRIRHWADAACREAGVPWVTGGYVGPVTVAQSFGRGDGACVECLHRRNGELSGDAPAVVAGEGEPPLLGNDEVAASTAVSAGLGGLMVAHAVLAHLTGAPDFGAHGFQFGINLMAPEQQLYLAGERHPDCPLCGARA; this is encoded by the coding sequence ATGGCACCGGCCGAACCATCGCAGCCGCCGTACCGCCTTCCCCGGATCAAGCGCGAGCACCAGGCGATCCACCGGGAGGACGGGACGATCCAGATCGGTGGTGACATCTACGGCATCGCCTCCGCGATCGACGACCCGGACGGCTCGCTCTGGCGGATCGTCCGGCTGATCGACGGCACCCGGTCGGTCCCGCAGCTGCACGCCGAGTCCGGGCAGCCGGGGGAGACCGTGGCGGCGGTGCTCGAAGCGCTCCACGGCGGCGGGTTCCTGGAGGATGCGGCGGCCCAGGACTCCGCGGTGCTCAGCGCGGCGGAGCGGGAGCGGTATTCGCGAAACCAGGCGTTCTACCGCTGGATCGACCTGACACCGCGGTCTTCGGCGTGGACCGTGCAGGAGCGGATCAAGGCCGCGACGGTCGTGGTGGTCGGTCTCGGCGGGGGCGGCTCCAGCGTGGCCCTGGCCCTGGCCGCGTCGGGCGTGGGCAACCTGCATCTGGTCGACCATGACCGAGTTGAACTCTCGAATCTCACGCGGCAGTTCCTCTACGCCGAGGCCGACATCGGGCGCACCAAGGTGGAAGCGGCCATGGCGCGACTGAGGGCGGTCAACTCGACGATCGACATCACCGGCGAGGAGACGAAGATCGAGTCGGTCGCGGACCTGCGGCGGCTCGCGGCCCGCTGCGACGTGCTCGCGCTGTGCGCCGACCGGCCGCAGCGGATCAGGCACTGGGCCGACGCCGCCTGCCGCGAGGCGGGTGTCCCGTGGGTGACGGGCGGGTACGTCGGGCCGGTGACCGTGGCCCAGAGCTTTGGTCGGGGTGACGGCGCCTGCGTCGAGTGCCTCCACCGGCGCAACGGTGAACTGTCGGGCGACGCACCCGCCGTGGTCGCCGGCGAGGGCGAACCGCCGCTGCTCGGGAACGACGAGGTGGCCGCGAGCACCGCGGTGTCGGCCGGGTTGGGAGGCCTGATGGTCGCCCACGCGGTGCTGGCCCACCTCACCGGGGCACCGGACTTCGGCGCCCACGGCTTCCAGTTCGGCATCAATCTCATGGCGCCCGAGCAGCAGCTGTACCTGGCCGGGGAGCGGCACCCTGACTGCCCGCTGTGCGGCGCCCGGGCCTGA